The genomic region TCTACACGATCGTCTTCGCCTACGCGGGCGCCGCCCTGCCGCTGCTGCTGCTGTTCGAGGTCTACACGACGCCGGCCTGGACGCTCATCACCAGCTCCGCGCTGGCCGAGGAGGTCATCCGCACCCTGGTCGGCGCCATCGCGCTGGTGCTCGCCGTCCCGGTCACGACGGCGGCCGGAGCGTTCTTCGCGAAGGCCGCGGACACCGGGGCGGGTACGGCGACCGAGCGCCGGGTGACCGCCCTACGGGCCCGGTTCGCCCGATGAGCGAGGCTGTGCGGGTGAGCAGCCACCTTCTCGACGCCGCGCAGGCCGCCCCCGGGTTCATGCCCGACGACGAGGGCCGTGCCCTGTACGAGGCCGCGCGGACCGTCGCCGTCCCGGGGCCGCTGCTCGAGGTGGGCAGCTGGATGGGCAGGTCCGCGCTGTACCTGGCGGCCGCGGCGCGGGAGTCCGGACGCCAGGTGGTGACCGTCGACCACCACCGCGGGTCCGAGGAGCACCAGCCGGGCTGGGAGTACCACGACCCGTCGCTGGTCGACCCCGCGGTGGGCCGGATCGACACCCTGCCGCACTTCCGCCGGACCATCGCCGACGCCGGCGCCGAGGACGTCGTCGTCGCCGTCGTCACCCGGTCGGAGACCCTGGCGCCGCTGTGGAGCACGCCGCTGGCACTGCTCTTCCTGGACGGCAGCCACACCGAGGAGTCCGCCCGCCGTGACCAGGACGCCTGGGTGGCCAAGCTGGCCGTCGGCGGCACCCTGGCCATCCACGACGTCTTCCCGGATCCGGCCGACGGCGGGCAGGCGCCCTACGGCGTCTACCGGCGGGTGGTGGGGTCCGGCGACTTCGAGGAGCTGCCCGGCACCGGCTCGCTGCGGCTGCTGCGCCGGCTCCGGTGACGCGACGGGTGGGTGAGGAGGACGCATTGGCCGGGGAGCGGGCGGCGGCGCTGGCCCGGATCGAGGCGCTGACCCGCGAGTTCGACGGCGTGGTCGCTGCCTCGAGGGCGTCCAACGCCGACGACGAGCACGACCCGGAGGGTGCGACCATCGCCTTCGAGCGACAGCAGGTCGTGGCGCTGCTGGACCAGGCCCGGAGACGGCTGGCCGACGTCGAGGCGGCGCTGGCCCGCCGGAAGGCCGGGGGCTACGGAATGTGCGAGGGCTGCGCCCGGCCGATCGCGGCCGAGCGGCTGGCCGCCCGCCCTGCCGCGCGGACCTGCATCGACTGCGCCCGCTGACTCACCGCCCCTCGCCGCACCCGTCAGCTGACGTAGCGGCGGGCGGTGGAGCGGCGTTGCGCCTCCTCGAGCGCGGCGAACCGCGCCTCCGCGTGTGGCGGCAGCACCCGTCGCTCGCGCAGCACCCATGGGAGGCCGCGGACGGCCTCGAGCAGACCGCGGGCGGTCACCCGGTCCCGGGGCACGGTGCGCAGGAGGTGGGCCGTCCGGCGCAGTGCGGCGCGCATCGGGCGCCGCAGCCACGTCGTCCACAGGGTGTTGCGGATGCCGTCGCGACGGCGCCGGTGCGGATCGCGGGCGCGACTGGCCTGGTGGTGCACGGTGAGCTGCGGCAGGTAGCACAGCTCCCAGCCGGCCGCGGCGAGGTCGCCGGCCATCAGCTCCTCCTCCCCGCCCAGCCACAGGCGCTCGGAGAAGCCGCCGACCTCCAGGAACGCCTCCCGGCGCAGCACCGATGCGCCGGCGAGGAACGACCCGAGCGCCGGTCCGGGGAGCCAGTCGGGGCCGCGCACGGGAGAGTCCCGCAGTTCGGTCACGATCGGGTCCTCGGTGCCGCCGGGCTCGACGAGGATGCCCGCGGTGACGACGGCGAGCCGCGGGTGGGCGTCGAGCACGTCGGCGGCGACCGTCAGCGACCCGGGTTCCCACCACGTGTCGTCGTCGCAGAAGGCGACGTAGGGGGTGTCCAGCAGGGCGACTCCGACATTGCGGCCCACGGCGCCCAGGTTCTCCGGGCTGGCGACGAGCTCCACCTGCGGGAACCGGGTCCGGACGGCGTCGGCCGTGCCGTCGGTCGAACCGTTGTCCACCACGACGACGCGGGGCTGCTCGGGCAGGACCAGCAGCCGGTCCAGGGCCTGGACCAGCTCGTCCCTCCGCTGGTGGGTGATGACGACGACGGCGACCCGCGGGTCGCCCCCCACCGTGCGGTCGCCGGTCGCACGATCGTCGTGTCCTGCCGTCGTCACTGCTTCCCCCCGGCCAGGGTCCGCAGGTCGGCGCGTACCTGCTCGGGGATCGGGCGGCGCCGGCGGAGGGCGGCCGGCAGGTCCGGAAGGGCGCGCAGGAGCCCTTCGACGCCGGGCCGGCCGGACCGGACCGCGGTTCCGACGACACCCGCGACGTCCGGGACCTGGTGCCGCATGACGGCCGTGAGCACGCGGCTGCGCCAGATCCCCGCCCGCCGCCGTCCCGGGTCGTCCCGTCGGGTCGACGGGTGGTGGTGCACGGTGACGGAGTCGACGTAGGCGAGCCCCCAGCCGGCCGCCGCCAGGTCGAGCGCCAGGCGCTCCTCCTCGCCGGGGAACCGGACCACGGGATCGAAGCCGCCGACGGACTCGAACGCCTCGCTCCGCACGAGGGCCCCGCAGGCGATGAAGCCCAGCAGCGACGGGCCGGGCAGGTCGGCCGCCGTGCCCAGCGGGCTGTCGGCCATCTCCGCGCACACCGGGTCGAGACGCTCCTCCGGGCCGACCAGGATGCGGGCGTTCAGCACCGCGAGCCGGGGGTGGGCGCGCATGACCTCGACCGCGCGCGCCAGGTCGCCCGGCGCCCACCACGAGTCGTCGTCGGCGAACGCCACGAACCGGGTAGCCGCCCGGGCCACACCCAGCGTCCGGCCGTGGGCCCCCTCGTTGGTGGGCAGCGCCAGTACGTCGACGTCGGGGTGCGCGGCCCGCACGGCATCGACGGTGCCATCGGTGGAGGCGTTGTCCACGAGGAGGACCGGGGCCTCGTGACGCGGGAGGGTGGCGAGCAGGTCGGTGCGCCGGTTCCGGCTGGCGACGACCACGGTCAGGTCGGGGGCGAGAGTCACGGAAGTGCCGTGCCCGCTCCTTCCGTCAGCGAACCGGCCGACGGCACACCGCCGTCCGGCATGCCGGGGGCGGGCAGGGCCGCCGGGTCGATGAACAGGCCGGAGGCGGGCGTCGTACCGGACAGGGCGTCGGCGGCCAGGACGACGGCGGCGGCCGTCCAGGTGGTCCGCTCCACCGGCCAGCGCGCGTCGTCGGCGAAGACGTAGCCGGTCCAGTAGGAGCCGTCGTCGTGCCGCAGGTGCTGCATGGCGGCGACCTGCTCGGTCGCGGCGTCCGGCTGGTCGGCCGCGGCGAGGGCGAGGGCGAGCTCGCACGTCTCGGCACCGGTGACCCACGGGCGGTCCGACACGCACCGGGCGCCCAGTCCGGGGACGACGAAGCGGTCCCAGTCCGCGGCCAGCCGGTCCCGGGCCGCCGCCCCGGCGACCGCGCCGCCCAGGACCGGGTAGTACCAGTCCATCGAGTAGCGCGACCGGTCGGCGAAGGCGTCGGGACGGGTCCGCAGCGCCGTCCCCAGATCGGCCACGGCGACCTCCCAGTCCGGCTGGACCTCGCCGAGCAGGCCGGCGAGCGCGATGCCGCAGCGCAGCGCCTGGAAGAGGCTGGCGTTCCCGGTCAGCAGCGCCGTGTCGTCGACCGTCCCGTCCGGTCGCAGCGCCCAGCCGATGGCCCCACCGGGCAGCTGCATGCGCGTCACCAGGTCCAGCCCGCGGCGCACCGCCGGCCACAGCGCGGTGACCAGTTGCTCGTCGCCGGTCAGGAGCCAGCTGTGCCAGGCGCCGACGGCCAGGTAGCCGGCGTGGTTGCTCTCCGCAGCCGGCGCCGTCTCGCCGCCGTCGCGGTACTCGGCGGCCCAGGAGCCGTCCGGCCGCTGGCGTGCGGCCAGCCACCGGTAGGCGGCCACGGCCCGGTCGTGGGCGCCACCGATGTCGAGCGCCATGGCCGCCTCGACGGAGTCCCAGGGGTCGAGCTGCTCGCCCCGGGACCACGGCAGCGCGCCGTCCGGGTCCTGTTGGCCGGCGATCCACGAGACCGTGGCGCGCACCTGCTCCGCGGTCAGGACACCGGGCAGCTCCGGCAGCGTCCCCCGGTCAGCGCGCGGCAGCGGTCTGCTCCCGCGTCGCGTGGACCGCGCCGCCGGCACCGGCCCCGCGCAGGCCGACCGCCGTCCCGGGCTTGTCGGCGTACACGATCAGGCTCTTGCCGAGGAGCGGGTCCAGGATCCGCTCGGCGGTCCTCGTCAGCCGCGGCCGCTTCGTGAGGTCCCAGACCAGCAGCCGGTGGTAGGCCCGGACGACCGCGGAGTCCCGCTCTACCCCCACCGCGCACTTGAGCCACCAGTAGGGCGCGTGCAGGGAGTGCGCGTGGTGCGTGGCGCCGGGCACCAGACCCACCGACGCGAGCCGCGTGCGGACCACCGGCTGCGTGTAGATCCGGATGTGCCCGCCCTCGTTGGCGTGGTACTCGTCCGACAGGGCCCAGCAGATCCGCTCGGGCCCGTAGCGCGGCACGGTGACCGCCACCCGCCCACCGGGCTTGAGCACGCGGAAGATCTCGGCCATCGCGGCGACGTCGTCGTGGATGTGCTCGAGCACCTCCGACGCCATGACGCGGTCGACGCTGGCGTCGGGGAAGGGCAGGTGCAGGAGGTCACCGCGCACGACCTCGTAGCGGGCGGCCGTACCGTCGCCCGCCCGCCCGGCCTCGCCGGCCTCGGCGATGGCGCCCAGCCAGCGCTTCGTCGTCTCGACCTCGGACACGCCCCAGTCGACGGCGATCACGTCCGCGCCCCGGCGGTAGGCCTCGAAGGCGTGCCGGCCCTCGCCGCAGCCCAGGTCGAGGACGGTCATCCCCGGCCGCAGGTCCAGGCGGTCGTAGTCGACGGTCAGCAAGTGATCCCCTTGCGGTCGAGGGTCTCGGCGTACCAGTCGGCGGTGCGCTGCGCCGTCGACCGCCAGGTGAACATGTCCAGGACCCGCCGGCGGCCGGCCCGGCCCAGCTGCTCGGCCAGCGACGGCGAGTCCAGCACCAGCGCGAGCGCGGCGGTCAGCTCGCCGACGTCGCCGGCCCGCACGCGCAGACCCGCCCTGGTGCCGACGACCTCGGGGAGCGCCCCGGCGTCGGTCGTGACCAGCGGCGTGGCGCAGGCCATCGCCTCGATGGCCGGCAGCGAGAAGCCCTCGTAGAGGGAGGGGATGGCCACGACCGTCGTCCGCTGCAACAGCTCCACGAGCTCGGTCTCCGGCACGGGACCGGTGAACCGCACGGCGTCCCGGAGCCCGAGGCGGTCCAGCGCGGCCTCGGCCGGGCCGCCCGCCCGCGCGGTGCCGACGACGGTCAGCCGCACCGGCCGCTCCGTGCGCAGCTTGGCCAGCGACTCCAGGAGGTGCACCAGGCCCTTGAGGGCGACGTCGGCGCTGGTGATGACGAGGATGGAGTCGGGGTCGCGCGGCTGCCCCGCGGGCGGCGGCCGGAACTCCTCGGGGTCGATCCCGACCGGGATGACCGCGATCCCCGAGGCCGGCAGCCCCATGTGGGTGGCGATGTCGCGCCGGGAGTTCTCCGACACGGTGGTGACGGCGTCCAGCCGGCGGGCCACCTGGGCCTGCATGCCGGTGAACCCGTACCAGCGCCGCAGCGTGAGCTTGCGGCGCAGCGACGGCGCGGCGGCGAGCTCGAGCTGCCGGTCGATGGCGATCGGGTGGTGGACGGTCGCGACCGTCGGGATCCCGGCCCTGGTGAGCCGCAGCAGGCCCCACCCGAGCGACTGGTTGTCGTGGACGATGTCGAACTCCCCGGCTCGGGGCAGCAGGTGCCGGGCCGCCCGCAGGCTGAAGGTCATCGGCTCGGGAAAGCCCGCCGTGCACATCGCCGACCACTCGGCGACGTCGATCCAGTCGCGGAACTCCGAGGGCCGGGGCGTGCGGAACGGGTCGGGCTCGCGGTAGAGATCCAGGCTGGGCAACGGGGTCAGCGGGACACCCGTGTCCAGCTCCGGGTAGGGCTGGCCGCTGAAGACTTCGACCCGGTGGCCCAGCTCGGTGAGCTCCCGGGAGAGCGCCCGGACGTAGATGCCCTGGCCGCCGCTGTGCGGCTTGCTCCGGTAGGACAGCAGTGCGATGCGCAACGACCGTCCCATGCGACGGACTCTAACGAGCCGCGCCGGGGCTCCGGCTACCAGCCGGTAACCCGCCCCTGCCGGGCCACTCGGCCTGCCGGCGGCCGACGGGTCGTGGGCCACCCGGACAGCGGTTAGCTTCGGTGGATGCGCAGCTCAACCCCCCGCAGCAGGAGCGCCCTCGCGCTGGTGGCCTCCGTCGCGCTCGTCGCCGCCTGCGGCGGCGGGGACACCGAGCAGGAGGACGCCGCCTCGACGCAGGCCGTCTCCTCCAGCGCCGAGCAGACCCCGGCGCCCGATCTCGCCTCCGGTCTGCTGCCGGCCGACGCGTTCGGGCCGGATGCCTCGGTCGTGGCGGTCGCGCCGGAGCAGCTGGAGCAGGGCGCGGGCCTGGCGGCGGCGAGCGCGGAGGACGTTCAGATCCAGCCGGAGGCGTGCGCGGCCGCGGTGGAAGGCACCCAGCCGCAGTTCGACCACTTCGACGACATCGCGGCGCAGAGCGCCACCACAGGATCGGCCACCACCGTCGAGGTGCTGGTGCGGGGCGGCCCCACGAAGGGCACGGTCAGCCAACTGGAGGCCGCCGCCGACCGCTGCCCGCAGGCCATGATCACCGCGCCGCAGTTCGGGCAGGCGGCGATCACCTTCGAGGCGCTTCCCGTCGACGAGCTCGGGGACGCCGCGGCGCTGCTCCGCTACACGACGACCGTGACCCTGCCCGACGGCACGCAGGCGACGATCCCCGCGCTCGTCGGCGCCGTGCAGGACGGCGACCGGCTGCTCGTCCTGATGCACCTGGACGCCTCGGCCCTGGTCGCCGGGGCGCCGCCCGGCGCACCTGCCGATCCGGCGGCGTTCGCCGACCTGCTGGAGCAGGCGTACGAGACACAGGCCGACGCGCTCGACTGATCGGCGTTCGTGCTGCGCCGCCGTCCACAACCGGCGGGCGCGTCCACAGATCATCCGGACGGGTCCTGACCGACCGTGTCCGCGGTCAGGGTTCCGGCATGGACGCACGCACCGGCCGGCCCGCCCACCCCGATCCCGGACGCATCGACGTCCGGCTCTCCGACCTCGGCGAGCTCGCGGCCTCGATCCCGCACCTGCTCGGGTTCGTGCCGCACGAGTCGGTGGTGCTGGTCAGCCTCACCGGTCCGAGCGGGAGCCGCGTCGGACTGACGATGCGCGCCGACATCCCGCCCCCCGAGTACGGCCGTGCACTGGCGGCCGACCTGGCGCAGAAGGTGCTGACCGACCGGCCGCGCGGGGTGATCGTCGCCGTCTGCTCCGAGGCCCCGGACCCGGGCGACGGCACGCTCCCGCACCAGCAGGTGGTGGGGGACGTGCTGGTCGCCCTGGCCGCGCACGCCGTCCCGGTGCCCGACGTCCTCCTGGTCCGTGCGGGGCGGTGGTGGTCCTACGACTGCCCCGATCCCTGCTGCGCGCCCGGCGGGGGCACCCCGCTACCCGCCGGCGTGACGGAGCTGGAGGTCGCCG from Blastococcus colisei harbors:
- a CDS encoding glycosyltransferase family 4 protein, with the translated sequence MGRSLRIALLSYRSKPHSGGQGIYVRALSRELTELGHRVEVFSGQPYPELDTGVPLTPLPSLDLYREPDPFRTPRPSEFRDWIDVAEWSAMCTAGFPEPMTFSLRAARHLLPRAGEFDIVHDNQSLGWGLLRLTRAGIPTVATVHHPIAIDRQLELAAAPSLRRKLTLRRWYGFTGMQAQVARRLDAVTTVSENSRRDIATHMGLPASGIAVIPVGIDPEEFRPPPAGQPRDPDSILVITSADVALKGLVHLLESLAKLRTERPVRLTVVGTARAGGPAEAALDRLGLRDAVRFTGPVPETELVELLQRTTVVAIPSLYEGFSLPAIEAMACATPLVTTDAGALPEVVGTRAGLRVRAGDVGELTAALALVLDSPSLAEQLGRAGRRRVLDMFTWRSTAQRTADWYAETLDRKGITC
- a CDS encoding class I SAM-dependent methyltransferase, with protein sequence MSSHLLDAAQAAPGFMPDDEGRALYEAARTVAVPGPLLEVGSWMGRSALYLAAAARESGRQVVTVDHHRGSEEHQPGWEYHDPSLVDPAVGRIDTLPHFRRTIADAGAEDVVVAVVTRSETLAPLWSTPLALLFLDGSHTEESARRDQDAWVAKLAVGGTLAIHDVFPDPADGGQAPYGVYRRVVGSGDFEELPGTGSLRLLRRLR
- a CDS encoding class I SAM-dependent methyltransferase encodes the protein MLTVDYDRLDLRPGMTVLDLGCGEGRHAFEAYRRGADVIAVDWGVSEVETTKRWLGAIAEAGEAGRAGDGTAARYEVVRGDLLHLPFPDASVDRVMASEVLEHIHDDVAAMAEIFRVLKPGGRVAVTVPRYGPERICWALSDEYHANEGGHIRIYTQPVVRTRLASVGLVPGATHHAHSLHAPYWWLKCAVGVERDSAVVRAYHRLLVWDLTKRPRLTRTAERILDPLLGKSLIVYADKPGTAVGLRGAGAGGAVHATREQTAAAR
- a CDS encoding glycosyltransferase family 2 protein codes for the protein MTLAPDLTVVVASRNRRTDLLATLPRHEAPVLLVDNASTDGTVDAVRAAHPDVDVLALPTNEGAHGRTLGVARAATRFVAFADDDSWWAPGDLARAVEVMRAHPRLAVLNARILVGPEERLDPVCAEMADSPLGTAADLPGPSLLGFIACGALVRSEAFESVGGFDPVVRFPGEEERLALDLAAAGWGLAYVDSVTVHHHPSTRRDDPGRRRAGIWRSRVLTAVMRHQVPDVAGVVGTAVRSGRPGVEGLLRALPDLPAALRRRRPIPEQVRADLRTLAGGKQ
- a CDS encoding glycosyltransferase family 2 protein, whose protein sequence is MTTAGHDDRATGDRTVGGDPRVAVVVITHQRRDELVQALDRLLVLPEQPRVVVVDNGSTDGTADAVRTRFPQVELVASPENLGAVGRNVGVALLDTPYVAFCDDDTWWEPGSLTVAADVLDAHPRLAVVTAGILVEPGGTEDPIVTELRDSPVRGPDWLPGPALGSFLAGASVLRREAFLEVGGFSERLWLGGEEELMAGDLAAAGWELCYLPQLTVHHQASRARDPHRRRRDGIRNTLWTTWLRRPMRAALRRTAHLLRTVPRDRVTARGLLEAVRGLPWVLRERRVLPPHAEARFAALEEAQRRSTARRYVS
- a CDS encoding TraR/DksA family transcriptional regulator; its protein translation is MTRRVGEEDALAGERAAALARIEALTREFDGVVAASRASNADDEHDPEGATIAFERQQVVALLDQARRRLADVEAALARRKAGGYGMCEGCARPIAAERLAARPAARTCIDCAR
- a CDS encoding prenyltransferase; translation: MRATVSWIAGQQDPDGALPWSRGEQLDPWDSVEAAMALDIGGAHDRAVAAYRWLAARQRPDGSWAAEYRDGGETAPAAESNHAGYLAVGAWHSWLLTGDEQLVTALWPAVRRGLDLVTRMQLPGGAIGWALRPDGTVDDTALLTGNASLFQALRCGIALAGLLGEVQPDWEVAVADLGTALRTRPDAFADRSRYSMDWYYPVLGGAVAGAAARDRLAADWDRFVVPGLGARCVSDRPWVTGAETCELALALAAADQPDAATEQVAAMQHLRHDDGSYWTGYVFADDARWPVERTTWTAAAVVLAADALSGTTPASGLFIDPAALPAPGMPDGGVPSAGSLTEGAGTALP